The Rhinolophus ferrumequinum isolate MPI-CBG mRhiFer1 chromosome 19, mRhiFer1_v1.p, whole genome shotgun sequence genome has a segment encoding these proteins:
- the SKOR2 gene encoding SKI family transcriptional corepressor 2 encodes MASSPLPGPNDILLASPSSAFQADALSQPRPGHANLKPNQVGQVILYGIPIVSLVIDGQERLCLAQISNTLLKNFSYNEIHNRRVALGITCVQCTPVQLEILRRAGAMPISSRRCGMITKREAERLCKSFLGENRPPKLPDNFAFDVSHECAWGCRGSFIPARYNSSRAKCIKCSYCNMYFSPNKFIFHSHRTPDAKYTQPDAANFNSWRRHLKLTDKSPQDELVFAWEDVKAMFNGGSRKRALPQPGAHPACHPLSSVKAAAVAAAAAVAGGGGLLGPHLLGAPPPPPPPPPLAELAGAPHTHHKRPRFDDDDDSLQEAAVVAAASLSAAAAASLSVAAASGGAGAGGGGAGGGCVTGVGTGAGSGAAACAKGPRSYPVIPVPSKGSFGGVLQKFPGCGGLFPHPYTFPAAAAAFGLCHKKEDAGAAAEALGGAGGAGPAPKAGLSGLFWPAGRKDAFYPPFCMFWPPRTPGGLPVPTYLQPPPQPPSALGCALGESPALLRQAFLDLAEPGSASGSADAAPPPGQPPPVVANGPGTGPPPTTGAAGAREALFESPPGGSAGDCSAGSTPPADPGGVSGAVAAAPGAGSAGTRVPAPHHPHLLEGRKASGGSYHHSSAFRPVGGKDDAESLAKLHGASAGAPHSAQAHHHHHHHHPHHHHHHHTPQPPSPLLLLPPQPDEPGSERHHPAPPPPPPPPPPLAPQPHHRGLLSPGGTSCSYPSEDSSEDEDDEEEEQEVDVEGHKPPEGEEEEEGREPDDDEEEDEETGVLLGDPLVGGGRFLQGRGLSEKGSSRDRAPAAAGAFPLALNSSRLLPEDGKLGDPGGSDLPPPAPPSLASQKASGGGSSSPGSPVHHPSLEEQPSYKDNQKTKENNPVILSTKDDNNFSDKNKEHSFFITDSDASGGDFWRERSGDHTQETNSPHSLKKDVENMGKEELQKVLFEQIDLRRRLEQEFQVLKGNTSFPVFNNFQDQMKRELAYREEMVQQLQIIPYAASLIRKEKLGAHLSKS; translated from the exons ATGGCTTCCAGTCCGCTGCCGGGGCCCAATGACATCCTGCTGGCATCGCCGTCGAGCGCCTTCCAGGCCGACGCGCTGAGCCAGCCACGGCCGGGCCACGCCAACCTCAAACCCAACCAGGTGGGCCAGGTGATCCTCTATGGCATTCCCATCGTATCGTTGGTGATCGACGGGCAGGAGCGCCTGTGCCTGGCGCAGATCTCCAACACTCTCCTCAAGAACTTCAGCTACAACGAGATCCACAACCGCCGCGTGGCGCTGGGCATCACGTGCGTGCAGTGCACACCGGTGCAGCTGGAGATCCTGCGCCGGGCCGGGGCCATGCCTATCTCCTCGCGCCGCTGCGGCATGATAACTAAACGTGAGGCCGAGCGCTTGTGCAAGTCGTTCCTAGGCGAAAACAGGCCGCCCAAGCTGCCAGACAACTTCGCCTTCGACGTGTCGCACGAGTGCGCCTGGGGCTGCCGCGGCAGCTTCATCCCCGCGCGTTACAACAGCTCCCGCGCCAAGTGCATCAAATGCAGCTACTGTAATATGTACTTCTCGCCCAACAAGTTTATCTTCCACTCCCATCGTACGCCTGACGCCAAGTACACCCAGCCGGATGCAGCCAACTTCAACTCTTGGCGCCGTCATCTGAAGCTCACTGATAAGAGCCCCCAAGACGAGCTAGTCTTCGCTTGGGAGGACGTCAAGGCCATGTTCAACGGCGGTAGCCGCAAGCGCGCGCTGCCCCAGCCAGGCGCACACCCCGCCTGCCACCCGCTCAGCTCCGTCAAGGCAGCCGCCGTGGCAGCCGCAGCAGCagtggctggaggtgggggactGCTGGGCCCACACCTGCTGGGGGCgcccccgccgccgccaccaccaccgccCCTGGCCGAGCTGGCGGGTGCGCCGCACACCCATCACAAACGGCCGCGCTTCGACGACGACGACGACTCGCTGCAGGAGGCGGCAGTCGTGGCCGCCGCCAGTCTTTCGGCCGCCGCCGCTGCCAGCCTCTCGGTGGCCGCCGCCTCCGGCGGCGccggggcgggagggggcggtGCCGGGGGCGGCTGCGTAACCGGCGTGGGCACCGGCGCGGGTTCGGGCGCGGCAGCCTGCGCTAAAGGCCCACGCAGCTACCCGGTCATCCCGGTGCCCAGCAAGGGCTCGTTCGGGGGCGTGCTACAGAAGTTCCCGGGCTGCGGGGGGCTTTTCCCGCACCCTTACACCTTCCCGGCCGCAGCCGCAGCCTTTGGCTTGTGCCACAAGAAGGAGGACGCGGGGGCCGCAGCCGAGGCCCTGGGGGGCGCGGGGGGCGCGGGCCCAGCGCCCAAAGCCGGACTGTCGGGCCTTTTCTGGCCAGCGGGCCGCAAGGACGCCTTCTATCCGCCCTTCTGCATGTTCTGGCCTCCGCGGACCCCAGGCGGGCTTCCCGTGCCCACCTACCTACAGCCCCCGCCGCAGCCGCCCTCTGCGCTCGGCTGCGCGCTTGGAGAAAGTCCGGCCCTGCTGCGCCAGGCGTTCCTGGACTTGGCCGAGCCCGGCAGCGCGAGTGGGAGCGCTGATGCTGCGCCCCCGCCAGGTCAACCTCCTCCGGTTGTGGCCAACGGCCCAGGCACCGGCCCTCCGCCTACTACCGGGGCTGCAGGCGCTCGCGAAGCGCTCTTCGAGTCGCCCCCGGGTGGCAGCGCTGGGGACTGCAGCGCGGGCTCCACGCCGCCAGCCGACCCCGGCGGCGTGTCCGGGGCTGTGGCCGCAGCGCCCGGAGCAGGCTCTGCGGGCACCCGAGTGCCCGCGCCCCACCACCCGCACCTGCTGGAGGGGCGCAAGGCGAGCGGAGGCAGCTATCACCATTCGAGCGCCTTCCGGCCGGTAGGCGGCAAAGACGACGCAGAGAGCCTGGCCAAGCTGCACGGGGCGTCAGCAGGCGCGCCACACTCGGCCCAGgctcaccaccaccatcaccatcaccacccacatcaccaccaccaccatcatacCCCGCAGCCGCCTTCACCGCTGCTGCTGCTACCCCCGCAGCCTGACGAGCCAGGTTCTGAGCGCCACCACCCCGCCCCGCCGCCGCCTCCACCCCCGCCGCCCCCGCTAGCCCCGCAGCCGCACCACCGAGGCCTTCTGTCCCCCGGGGGCACCAGCTGCAGCTACCCCAGcgaggacagctctgaggacGAGGACGACgaggaagaagagcaggaagTGGACGTGGAGGGCCACAAACCCCCCGAaggcgaggaggaggaggaaggtcgAGAACCCGACGACGACGAGGAAGAAGACGAGGAGACGGGGGTCCTGCTAGGGGACCCCTTAGTCGGGGGCGGCCGGTTCCTCCAAGGCCGAGGGCTGTCGGAGAAGGGGAGCAGCCGGGACCGCGCGCCGGCCGCCGCGGGTGCTTTCCCACTGGCCCTGAACTCCTCCAGGCTGCTGCCAGAGGACGGGAAACTGGGTGACCCCGGCGGCTCGGACCTGCCCCCGCCCGCGCCCCCGTCCCTGGCCTCCCAGAAAGCAAGCGGCGGCGGTAGCAGCAGCCCGGGCAGCCCGGTCCACCATCCATCACTGGAGGAGCAGCCCTCCTACAAAGAT AATCAGAAAACGAAGGAAAATAACCCAGTCATTTTATCTACAAAGGACGACAACAACTTTTCag ATAAGAACAAGGAGCATAGCTTTTTCATCACAGACTCTGATGCTTCCGGAGGAGATTTTTGGAGAGAAAGATCAG gtgaccACACACAAGAAACAAATTCACCTCATTCACTCAAAAAGGATGTAGAAAATATGGGGAAAG aagAACTTCAGAAGGTTTTATTTGAACAAATAGATTTACGAAGACGACTAGAACAAGAATTCCAAGTGTTAAAAGGAAATACATCTTTCCCAGTATTCA